The following coding sequences are from one uncultured Desulfobacter sp. window:
- a CDS encoding 2-oxoacid:ferredoxin oxidoreductase subunit beta: MVTSKDFDCNYENKWCPGCGNFQILTAMKNAFAQQQIPPEKLTLISGIGQAGKTPHFLKCSMFHGLHGRALPLATGTKIANNDLTVVVNCGDGDCYGEGGNHFLAAIRRNLDMTLLVHNNQIYGLTKGQASPTSSLGMVTKMQTTGTSSSQFSALAIALAAGTGFVARGLSGEPEHLTELIVKAMNYKGFALVDILQPCVSFNKINTLSWYKERAYKLEERDDYDPQDLGKALTLAREWENGLPLGVLYEVPGTPFHERVPNLKTSALAAHTYDYKLMTDTLLQNL, from the coding sequence ATGGTTACTTCAAAAGATTTCGATTGTAATTATGAAAATAAATGGTGCCCGGGATGTGGTAATTTCCAGATTCTTACCGCCATGAAAAATGCCTTTGCCCAGCAGCAGATTCCGCCTGAAAAACTCACATTGATCTCGGGTATCGGCCAGGCCGGAAAAACACCGCACTTTCTTAAATGCAGCATGTTCCATGGTCTTCACGGCAGGGCGCTTCCCCTGGCCACCGGCACAAAGATTGCCAACAACGACCTGACGGTGGTGGTGAACTGCGGGGACGGTGACTGCTATGGGGAAGGCGGGAACCACTTTCTTGCCGCCATCCGGCGAAATCTGGACATGACCCTTCTAGTACACAACAACCAGATTTACGGGCTGACCAAGGGACAGGCGTCTCCCACATCCAGTCTGGGGATGGTGACAAAAATGCAGACCACCGGCACCTCTTCATCTCAATTTTCCGCCCTGGCCATTGCCCTGGCGGCTGGAACGGGATTTGTGGCAAGGGGCTTGTCCGGTGAGCCTGAACATTTGACGGAATTGATCGTCAAAGCCATGAATTACAAGGGCTTTGCCTTGGTGGATATCCTGCAGCCCTGTGTCTCCTTTAATAAAATAAACACCTTGAGCTGGTATAAAGAGCGGGCGTATAAGCTTGAGGAGAGGGACGATTACGATCCCCAGGATCTTGGAAAGGCATTGACGCTGGCCCGGGAGTGGGAAAACGGTCTGCCCCTGGGCGTGCTGTACGAGGTCCCCGGCACCCCCTTTCACGAGCGGGTTCCCAATCTGAAAACAAGCGCCCTTGCCGCACATACTTATGACTATAAGCTGATGACTGATACGCTATTACAAAACCTCTAG
- a CDS encoding flavodoxin family protein — translation MNILLLQGGAKKNGNTAQVLKWVNEELINLGHDAETVYLHTKNLKGCMGCAKCKEIKDAPGCIQKDDMSEIMEKMIKAQAVVFSSPLYFWGVNAQLKAVIDRTYSLYATAPEHISLVEGQRQGLLVTGGGPFENNAAEAFTAFGRIQKYHKSIKAAELFVGGCSTPDQMDESVKAQASEFARKLLGQI, via the coding sequence ATGAACATACTGCTGCTCCAGGGCGGTGCCAAAAAAAATGGAAACACGGCACAGGTGCTCAAATGGGTGAACGAGGAGCTGATCAATCTTGGCCATGATGCGGAGACTGTTTATCTGCACACCAAAAATCTGAAAGGATGCATGGGCTGTGCCAAATGCAAAGAGATCAAGGATGCCCCGGGCTGTATCCAAAAAGATGATATGTCTGAAATCATGGAAAAGATGATCAAAGCCCAGGCCGTTGTCTTCTCTTCCCCCTTATATTTCTGGGGCGTGAATGCCCAGCTCAAAGCCGTCATCGACCGGACATACAGCCTGTATGCCACAGCACCCGAACACATCTCCCTTGTGGAGGGTCAGCGCCAGGGACTGTTGGTGACCGGTGGCGGACCGTTTGAGAACAACGCGGCAGAAGCCTTCACCGCATTCGGCAGAATCCAGAAATACCACAAATCAATCAAGGCCGCAGAGTTGTTTGTTGGCGGATGCTCAACCCCGGATCAGATGGATGAGTCCGTTAAAGCCCAGGCGAGTGAATTTGCCCGCAAACTCCTGGGTCAGATTTAA
- a CDS encoding electron transfer flavoprotein subunit beta/FixA family protein produces MEKNTLDIIVCIKQVPMVSELPWNSKTGTLKRELAQGMMDPASRLALEAGLRLKKAGQADDRTIQVIALTMGPPMAEEVLHQAVSLGADRGVLLTDRKMAGADTNLTSFILGRYIKMFKPDTGLVLCGSQTSDSETAQVGPQLACDLDWPAIGWASDIRLAEKTVVVTRLVDDYMETLEMDLPGLVTIELGAFVPRYSGLAGVAQAFAVPQIEVVDAGRLELDNDFNALKDSPTRILDVFSPAAQKESRVLKGAAKTVVDQLFADYGKVISSAMGKDLKKK; encoded by the coding sequence ATGGAAAAGAACACACTTGATATCATTGTATGCATCAAACAGGTGCCCATGGTGTCCGAACTGCCCTGGAATTCCAAAACCGGCACCCTGAAACGCGAACTTGCCCAGGGAATGATGGACCCGGCCTCACGCCTTGCCCTGGAAGCAGGGCTCCGCCTCAAAAAAGCAGGCCAGGCCGATGATCGTACGATCCAGGTGATCGCCCTGACCATGGGACCGCCCATGGCCGAAGAGGTGCTTCACCAGGCGGTGTCTTTGGGCGCCGACCGGGGTGTGCTGCTCACGGACCGGAAAATGGCCGGGGCCGACACCAATCTCACCTCTTTTATTCTGGGCCGCTATATAAAAATGTTTAAGCCGGATACCGGTCTTGTCTTGTGCGGTTCCCAGACCAGTGACAGCGAAACGGCCCAGGTGGGGCCCCAGCTGGCCTGTGACCTGGATTGGCCGGCCATCGGCTGGGCATCGGATATCCGGCTGGCCGAGAAAACAGTTGTGGTTACACGACTGGTGGATGATTATATGGAAACCCTGGAAATGGATCTGCCGGGCCTTGTCACCATCGAACTGGGCGCATTTGTTCCACGGTATAGCGGACTTGCCGGGGTGGCCCAGGCCTTTGCCGTACCCCAAATTGAGGTTGTGGATGCCGGTCGTCTGGAACTGGACAACGATTTTAATGCCCTGAAAGATTCGCCCACCCGTATTCTGGATGTATTTTCCCCTGCCGCCCAAAAGGAGAGCCGGGTGCTCAAAGGGGCTGCGAAAACGGTCGTGGACCAGTTGTTCGCCGATTATGGAAAAGTGATCAGTTCGGCCATGGGTAAAGATTTGAAAAAGAAATGA
- a CDS encoding CYTH domain-containing protein: protein MKEIERKFLLAKMPDIDLQSTTCIRQGYISKSSDSVEIRLRQKGDAFFMTFKRGQGLVRDEAEIKIDASDFNHLWPLTRDRRVEKQRSKAILENGLVVEIDEFSGVLAGLLLCEVEFGDETRAKAFVPPQWFGADVTEDGRYKNKSLAEKGLPPI, encoded by the coding sequence ATGAAAGAGATCGAACGAAAGTTTCTGCTCGCAAAAATGCCGGACATTGACCTGCAGTCCACCACCTGCATCCGCCAGGGTTATATTTCCAAATCCAGTGATTCTGTTGAGATCAGGCTTCGTCAGAAAGGCGATGCGTTTTTCATGACGTTTAAGCGGGGACAGGGCCTTGTGCGGGATGAAGCGGAAATCAAAATTGATGCGTCGGATTTTAATCATCTATGGCCGTTGACCCGGGACCGCCGGGTGGAAAAACAACGGTCCAAGGCTATTCTTGAAAACGGTCTTGTTGTTGAAATCGATGAATTTTCAGGGGTGCTTGCAGGCCTCTTGTTGTGTGAAGTGGAGTTTGGTGATGAGACCCGGGCCAAGGCCTTTGTTCCGCCCCAATGGTTTGGGGCGGATGTGACCGAAGATGGCCGGTATAAAAATAAAAGCCTTGCCGAGAAGGGGCTTCCCCCAATTTAG
- a CDS encoding MIP family channel protein, translating to MDDIRKYSAEFLATFMLVFAGTGAITANNFSQGAVSHTGISLVFGFVVMSMIYSVGEKSGAHLNPAVTLAFYVAGRFDKKKILPYFAAQFSGGIFASFLLKIIIDSPKSNLGATIPSIPEANAFCLEIILTFILMFVIIHVATGSKEQGLMAGIAIGGTVALEAMFAGPFTGASMNPARSLGPALVSGNTQSLWIYLAAPLIGAVLAIFFWKFIMDIKIKKNVLFVCVHNSARSQMAEAYLKKAGSKKFEVFSAGLEPGNLNAVVVEAMKQDGIDISGNRAKSVNEFLDAGVEFDYVITVCDESSAEQCPVFLGKGERMHWGFEDPSALEGSFDEQLIKVKQIRNQIRSRINNWAEE from the coding sequence ATGGATGATATCAGGAAATATTCGGCAGAATTTTTAGCAACATTTATGCTTGTTTTTGCAGGCACAGGGGCGATTACGGCAAACAATTTTTCCCAAGGCGCAGTTTCCCACACCGGAATATCGCTCGTCTTTGGATTTGTGGTCATGTCAATGATATACAGCGTGGGTGAAAAATCCGGAGCCCATTTAAACCCTGCCGTCACACTGGCGTTTTATGTTGCAGGACGATTTGATAAGAAAAAAATTCTGCCTTATTTTGCCGCACAGTTTTCAGGTGGTATTTTTGCAAGTTTCCTGCTGAAAATCATAATCGATTCCCCAAAGTCAAATTTAGGCGCTACAATACCTTCCATTCCTGAGGCCAACGCATTTTGTTTAGAAATTATTCTTACCTTCATATTAATGTTTGTCATTATCCATGTTGCAACGGGAAGTAAGGAACAAGGCTTGATGGCAGGCATAGCGATTGGGGGTACTGTAGCGCTCGAGGCAATGTTTGCCGGACCGTTCACAGGCGCCTCCATGAATCCGGCAAGATCCCTAGGACCGGCCCTGGTCTCCGGAAACACGCAATCACTGTGGATCTATCTGGCGGCACCTTTAATTGGTGCTGTCCTGGCCATATTTTTTTGGAAATTCATAATGGACATTAAGATAAAAAAGAATGTTCTTTTTGTTTGCGTTCATAATTCGGCCAGAAGTCAGATGGCGGAAGCATATCTTAAAAAAGCCGGTTCGAAAAAATTTGAGGTATTCAGCGCAGGCCTTGAGCCTGGCAATCTGAACGCCGTCGTTGTTGAAGCAATGAAACAGGACGGCATTGATATTTCAGGCAACCGGGCCAAATCGGTTAACGAATTTCTGGATGCCGGTGTGGAATTTGATTATGTCATCACCGTGTGCGATGAATCCTCTGCGGAGCAATGCCCTGTCTTTCTTGGAAAGGGGGAGCGAATGCACTGGGGCTTTGAAGACCCTTCTGCCCTTGAAGGGTCTTTTGATGAACAACTCATCAAGGTAAAACAGATCCGGAATCAAATCCGATCCCGGATCAACAACTGGGCTGAAGAATAA
- a CDS encoding electron transfer flavoprotein subunit alpha/FixB family protein, translated as MSNETTGKDIWVLGDYRNYFKNRVTLQILARARALAEKTGGQVCGVVFGHDVAGYAGEYIAHGADRVYVIDHPRLKSYGIETFTNLLIRLTREMNPDIILIGATRFGQEVAPRVAKILDTGLTADCIDLDIDDEQRLVQIAPSFGGNLIARILTPNARPQMATVRPGTFQELPHDDTAQGEVVSLDLPEDLPAERIRCAHSEYRPAKTMGIEKADIVITGGRGMGSKGKFKKLFDLAGLLNAEVGATRPVVHAGWVDHEALVGQAGKHIRPKVLFSFGVSGAIQHTAALMDADFIVAVNKNPDAMMMKLADVAIVADANQVCSGIIRALKEKIRD; from the coding sequence ATGTCAAACGAAACAACCGGCAAAGATATATGGGTCCTTGGGGATTATCGCAACTATTTTAAAAATCGTGTCACGCTCCAGATTCTGGCCAGGGCCAGGGCCCTGGCTGAAAAGACGGGCGGCCAGGTGTGCGGTGTGGTGTTTGGCCATGATGTGGCCGGATATGCCGGGGAATATATCGCCCATGGCGCGGACCGGGTATATGTGATTGATCATCCAAGGCTTAAATCCTACGGCATTGAAACCTTTACAAACCTGTTGATCCGGCTGACCCGGGAGATGAATCCGGATATTATCCTGATCGGGGCTACCCGGTTTGGACAGGAGGTGGCGCCCCGGGTTGCAAAGATTCTGGACACAGGGCTCACCGCCGACTGTATTGATCTTGACATCGACGATGAACAGAGGCTTGTCCAGATTGCCCCATCCTTTGGGGGCAACCTCATTGCACGGATACTCACCCCCAATGCGCGACCCCAGATGGCAACCGTGCGGCCCGGCACCTTCCAGGAACTGCCCCATGACGATACGGCCCAGGGCGAGGTGGTCTCCCTTGATCTGCCCGAAGATCTGCCCGCCGAGCGGATTCGCTGCGCCCATTCCGAATACCGGCCGGCCAAAACCATGGGCATTGAAAAGGCGGATATTGTGATCACCGGAGGCAGGGGCATGGGCTCCAAGGGTAAATTTAAAAAATTGTTTGACCTGGCAGGGCTGCTCAATGCCGAGGTCGGGGCCACCCGCCCGGTGGTCCATGCCGGATGGGTGGACCACGAGGCCCTCGTGGGCCAGGCCGGCAAGCATATCCGGCCCAAGGTGCTCTTCTCATTCGGCGTCTCCGGCGCCATCCAGCACACGGCCGCGCTCATGGATGCCGATTTTATTGTGGCGGTGAACAAAAATCCAGATGCCATGATGATGAAATTGGCTGATGTGGCCATTGTGGCCGACGCCAACCAGGTTTGTTCCGGGATTATCCGGGCCCTGAAGGAGAAAATCCGGGACTGA
- a CDS encoding exopolyphosphatase, giving the protein MDSMTKYAAIDIGSNAVRLLLAMVSEEEFGLRVKKISWMRMPIRLGEDAFLQGKISDERACKLVKTMDGFAKLIAAYQPVAVKACATSAMRSARNGRQVCRQIRERAGIDIDIINGRQEARYLFQNRHKIMTSSEKSALFVDVGGGSTEITLFCDGRVQASRSFNLGTIRLLNNRARQQDWDRMKSWLKKNTRGHETVEAIGSGGNINKLFKLAKGRPGTWVTRKKIKKIRDELANYELEERMRQFNLKPDRADVIIPGAQIYLKAMAWGRCEKIHVPMQGLADGMIRVLHTQRMQAQCEATHIDGQAIEPEQAET; this is encoded by the coding sequence ATGGATTCAATGACAAAGTACGCCGCCATCGACATCGGTTCCAATGCCGTTCGCCTGCTGTTGGCCATGGTATCGGAAGAGGAATTTGGACTTCGGGTTAAAAAAATTTCCTGGATGCGTATGCCCATACGCCTGGGAGAGGATGCGTTTTTGCAAGGCAAAATCTCGGATGAACGGGCCTGCAAGCTGGTGAAAACCATGGATGGTTTTGCAAAGCTCATTGCCGCGTATCAGCCTGTGGCTGTTAAGGCCTGTGCCACATCGGCCATGCGGTCCGCCCGGAACGGCAGACAGGTATGCCGTCAAATCCGGGAGCGGGCCGGTATCGACATTGACATTATCAACGGCAGACAGGAAGCCCGGTATCTTTTCCAGAACCGCCACAAGATAATGACCTCATCGGAAAAATCCGCCTTGTTCGTGGATGTGGGGGGCGGCAGCACGGAAATCACCTTATTCTGCGACGGCAGGGTCCAGGCCAGCCGCTCCTTTAACCTGGGCACCATCCGCCTGCTCAACAACCGGGCCCGGCAGCAGGACTGGGATCGTATGAAATCGTGGTTGAAAAAAAACACCCGGGGGCATGAGACCGTGGAGGCCATCGGCAGCGGCGGAAATATCAATAAGCTGTTTAAGCTGGCCAAGGGCCGTCCCGGGACATGGGTGACGCGAAAAAAAATAAAAAAAATCCGGGATGAACTGGCGAATTATGAACTGGAAGAACGGATGAGACAGTTTAATTTGAAACCGGACCGGGCAGACGTTATCATTCCGGGGGCACAGATTTACCTTAAAGCCATGGCCTGGGGCCGTTGCGAAAAGATCCACGTTCCCATGCAGGGGCTTGCCGACGGCATGATCCGGGTACTTCATACCCAGCGGATGCAGGCGCAGTGCGAGGCAACACACATAGATGGGCAGGCGATTGAACCAGAACAGGCTGAGACCTAA
- a CDS encoding 2-oxoacid:acceptor oxidoreductase subunit alpha, producing the protein MKTDVTLKIAGAAGQGIQTIGDLLSEVCHQSGLFTFSVDDFESRVRGGSNFNLMRISDKEVAAPGNRIDILVCIDKDSYALHKDQLRPDGIAIVNADKSETESKTRFEIPLMKLAQEAGGKITANTVAAGAVLSILGTPFSLLADLLKERFAAKGEKVVALNMAAAEKGFEAAKDLSLATGFTWETKAVNNVILSGAKAAALGALASDCRFFPFYPMSPATGVLTNVVSYADKLPVVVEQAEDEIAAVVMAIGASFAGVRSMTATSGGGFCLMTEGLGLAAMTETPLVILNAQRPGPATGLPTRTGQADLLFSIHASQDEFPRFVFAPGTPVETFETMKKAFHLSEKYQVPAIVLLDQFLADFRMTEVNTLKVDVQIERFYEQNNSGDDDNPYLRYKVTEDGVSPQRLPSSGPGLVRVSGNEHDPEGHISENAANKIAMTQKRAAKLPAMIKELAPPLIENPTASTLLVGWGSTKGNILEAVERLKAEGVEVGAAVFKDIWPMDGQAVKDTLAGKQLIMVEQNTSGQLGLLLAQEAGVSAFDSILKIDGRPFFPDYIVQKVKEILK; encoded by the coding sequence ATGAAAACTGATGTAACACTAAAAATTGCAGGTGCGGCAGGGCAGGGTATTCAAACCATTGGCGATCTGCTCTCCGAAGTGTGTCACCAAAGCGGTTTGTTTACCTTCTCCGTTGATGATTTTGAATCAAGGGTCAGGGGTGGGTCTAATTTCAACCTGATGCGAATCAGCGACAAGGAGGTTGCCGCCCCCGGCAACAGGATTGATATTCTTGTCTGCATTGATAAAGATTCCTATGCGTTGCATAAAGATCAGCTGCGCCCGGACGGCATTGCCATTGTCAATGCGGATAAATCCGAAACAGAAAGCAAGACACGTTTTGAGATCCCCTTGATGAAACTGGCCCAAGAGGCCGGGGGAAAAATTACGGCCAATACAGTGGCCGCAGGGGCTGTGCTTTCCATACTTGGTACGCCGTTCAGTCTGCTGGCGGATTTGTTGAAAGAGCGGTTTGCCGCCAAGGGAGAGAAAGTGGTGGCCCTGAATATGGCCGCAGCCGAGAAAGGATTTGAGGCGGCCAAGGATTTAAGCCTGGCCACGGGATTCACCTGGGAGACCAAGGCGGTCAACAACGTCATTCTCAGCGGCGCCAAGGCCGCCGCCCTGGGGGCACTGGCCTCGGACTGTAGATTTTTCCCCTTTTACCCCATGAGCCCGGCCACGGGTGTGCTCACCAATGTGGTCTCCTATGCCGACAAGCTGCCCGTTGTTGTGGAGCAGGCAGAAGATGAGATTGCCGCCGTGGTCATGGCCATCGGGGCCTCCTTTGCCGGTGTCCGGTCCATGACCGCAACCTCGGGCGGCGGCTTTTGTCTGATGACCGAAGGGCTGGGGCTTGCCGCCATGACCGAAACCCCGCTGGTGATCCTCAATGCCCAGCGTCCGGGGCCTGCAACAGGGCTTCCCACCCGAACCGGCCAGGCGGATCTGCTCTTTTCCATCCACGCCTCCCAGGATGAGTTCCCCAGATTTGTTTTTGCCCCGGGCACACCGGTTGAAACCTTTGAGACCATGAAAAAGGCGTTTCATCTGTCGGAAAAATACCAGGTTCCGGCCATTGTACTCCTGGATCAGTTTCTGGCGGATTTCAGGATGACGGAGGTCAATACGCTCAAGGTCGATGTGCAAATTGAACGTTTTTATGAGCAGAACAACTCGGGAGATGATGACAATCCCTATTTACGGTATAAAGTGACAGAGGACGGCGTCTCTCCCCAACGACTGCCAAGTTCCGGGCCGGGGCTTGTCCGGGTTTCGGGCAATGAACATGACCCAGAAGGCCATATCAGTGAAAATGCTGCCAATAAGATTGCCATGACCCAAAAGCGTGCGGCCAAGCTGCCCGCCATGATCAAAGAGCTGGCGCCCCCGCTGATAGAGAACCCCACGGCGTCAACTTTGCTGGTGGGCTGGGGTTCAACAAAAGGAAACATTCTGGAGGCCGTTGAACGGCTCAAGGCCGAGGGTGTAGAGGTTGGGGCGGCTGTGTTCAAGGATATCTGGCCCATGGACGGACAGGCGGTTAAGGATACATTGGCCGGTAAGCAACTGATCATGGTGGAGCAGAATACATCCGGGCAGCTGGGCCTTCTGCTGGCCCAGGAAGCGGGTGTCTCTGCCTTTGATTCCATTCTTAAAATTGACGGCAGACCATTTTTCCCGGACTATATTGTTCAAAAGGTAAAGGAGATTTTAAAATAA
- a CDS encoding CHAD domain-containing protein, whose protein sequence is MNLPPPQTFMLSAGINVKKINALLKDAKMTLAGTAWESPDKDDEGTVLDTFDAAVYNSDALLIQTESNLTRIGWSGDVTVQAAPESKWQFARQLPQGPVRDLLLDLSALRAFTPIGQVTITQDTLSLLDDEQKTCCRIESVTLSRGKFIWTWLRTRPMRGYSDSHTLICDILKNMEKPVLPAQALKLRISGYTSKPVIQLSETAPARQGLCTIVQTFLQVTRQNEPGLIDDLDTEFLHQWRVSLRKVRSVLTLFKGVVAAETLDQLKLDFKEIMQDTNVMRDRDVYLLSKDDYFALVPPQAHPGLEVLFELLQQDRDESYQKVKAMLKSREYKKQIKSIQKLFEDPKALPKGPKADAPSKLFAADLVLKRYKKVCRLAKNITEKTPDETIHELRIQCKKLRYLIESSQPLFEDKAVKKLLKTLKGLQEHLGSFNDQSVQQATLAQCLDRYPGSGSNATALAESIGALTAMLYRKQLAERRMIIENLSRFYSPDTQGAFNALFDLKTKTTKQAKPQVDS, encoded by the coding sequence ATGAATCTGCCTCCTCCGCAAACGTTTATGCTGTCGGCCGGCATCAATGTCAAAAAGATAAATGCCCTGTTAAAAGATGCAAAGATGACCCTGGCAGGCACTGCATGGGAGTCCCCGGACAAGGATGACGAGGGGACTGTTCTTGATACCTTTGATGCCGCGGTTTACAATTCGGATGCGCTTTTAATCCAGACGGAATCCAATCTGACCAGGATCGGCTGGTCGGGGGATGTAACGGTACAGGCTGCGCCGGAATCAAAATGGCAGTTTGCCCGGCAGCTTCCCCAAGGTCCTGTGCGGGATCTGCTTTTGGATCTGTCTGCCCTGCGGGCCTTTACACCGATCGGCCAGGTGACCATCACCCAGGACACCTTGTCTCTTCTGGATGACGAGCAAAAAACCTGCTGCCGCATTGAATCGGTCACGTTGAGTCGTGGAAAGTTTATCTGGACCTGGCTGCGGACCCGTCCCATGCGCGGTTACAGCGACAGCCACACCCTGATCTGCGACATTTTGAAAAATATGGAAAAACCTGTGCTTCCGGCACAAGCGCTTAAGCTCAGGATTTCGGGATATACATCCAAGCCGGTTATTCAGCTGTCTGAAACAGCCCCTGCCAGACAGGGCCTTTGTACGATCGTTCAGACTTTTTTGCAGGTCACACGACAGAACGAACCCGGGCTCATTGATGATCTGGACACCGAATTCCTTCACCAGTGGCGGGTCAGTCTGCGCAAAGTACGTTCCGTGCTTACCCTGTTCAAAGGGGTGGTCGCCGCCGAAACCCTGGATCAACTGAAACTGGATTTCAAGGAGATCATGCAGGATACCAACGTGATGCGGGACCGGGATGTTTACCTCTTGTCCAAGGACGATTATTTTGCCCTGGTCCCCCCCCAGGCCCACCCGGGCCTTGAGGTGCTGTTTGAGCTGCTGCAGCAGGATCGGGATGAGTCCTACCAAAAGGTTAAGGCCATGCTTAAGTCCAGGGAATACAAAAAACAGATAAAATCCATCCAGAAATTATTTGAGGACCCCAAGGCGTTGCCCAAAGGCCCCAAGGCCGATGCGCCGTCCAAACTGTTTGCTGCGGACCTTGTTTTGAAACGCTATAAAAAGGTGTGCAGGCTTGCCAAAAACATTACCGAGAAGACACCGGATGAAACCATTCATGAGCTGCGTATCCAGTGCAAAAAGTTACGCTACCTGATTGAATCGTCCCAGCCGTTATTTGAAGATAAGGCGGTAAAGAAATTGCTTAAAACACTCAAAGGACTTCAGGAGCATTTAGGCAGTTTTAACGATCAGTCTGTCCAGCAGGCCACTTTGGCCCAGTGTCTCGACCGTTATCCGGGTTCCGGGTCCAATGCCACGGCCCTGGCCGAAAGTATCGGGGCGTTGACGGCCATGCTGTACCGCAAACAACTGGCAGAGCGCCGGATGATTATTGAAAATTTGTCCCGGTTTTACAGCCCGGATACCCAGGGGGCGTTTAATGCCCTGTTTGATTTAAAAACGAAAACGACCAAACAAGCCAAACCCCAGGTTGATTCATAG
- a CDS encoding IscA/HesB family protein, with protein MINVTKPAQEQVRQYFEGKEITPIRIFLNSAGCGGPSLAMALDEKKDTDAVFTFDDVEYIMDKDLLEKASPVDVDFEGTGFRLESSIKPPEGCSGCGSGSCC; from the coding sequence ATGATAAATGTAACCAAACCTGCCCAGGAGCAGGTCAGACAATATTTTGAAGGTAAGGAAATTACCCCCATCAGAATTTTTCTTAACAGCGCCGGTTGCGGCGGCCCAAGTCTTGCCATGGCCCTGGACGAGAAAAAAGATACCGATGCCGTGTTTACCTTTGATGATGTGGAGTACATCATGGATAAGGACCTGCTGGAGAAAGCAAGTCCGGTGGATGTTGATTTTGAAGGGACGGGGTTTCGCCTTGAGTCAAGTATTAAGCCGCCTGAGGGGTGTTCAGGGTGCGGCAGCGGAAGCTGCTGCTAA
- a CDS encoding ribbon-helix-helix protein, CopG family, which translates to MVKIKKVNTSLRLEKKVLKSLKILAIEKETSVQAIIENLIHEYIKKNKGKSDQ; encoded by the coding sequence ATGGTGAAAATAAAAAAAGTGAATACGTCCTTAAGGCTGGAGAAGAAAGTGCTAAAGTCGCTTAAAATTCTGGCCATTGAAAAAGAGACCAGTGTTCAGGCCATTATTGAAAACCTGATCCATGAATACATTAAAAAGAACAAGGGAAAATCAGACCAATGA
- a CDS encoding AAA family ATPase, translating into MKLIACYSNKGGVGKTAASVNLAYASALSGNRTLLCDLDPQGASGFYFRVKPSEKLKKNTFFEDTKKFAGAIRESDFENLDLLPANMSFRDFDIFLSRMKKSRSRLNKVLKPVDGEYDVVLLDCPPNISLLSENVFKVADRIVVPVIPTTLSQRTLEQLYVFFKKQGYKSSKIFPFFSMVQQNKSLHTDTMEEIRAGHAQVMNTWIPFSTHIERMGVHRAPALSYAGKEGAVAAYAQLWQEVQN; encoded by the coding sequence ATGAAACTTATTGCCTGTTATTCCAATAAAGGCGGTGTGGGAAAAACCGCTGCCTCGGTCAACCTGGCATATGCCAGTGCGTTAAGCGGCAACCGGACACTTTTGTGCGACCTTGATCCCCAGGGGGCCTCAGGGTTCTATTTTCGTGTGAAACCGTCCGAAAAACTGAAAAAAAACACCTTTTTTGAAGATACGAAAAAATTTGCCGGTGCCATCAGAGAAAGTGATTTTGAAAATCTGGACCTTTTGCCGGCCAATATGAGTTTCAGGGATTTTGATATTTTTTTGTCCCGGATGAAAAAGAGCCGTTCCCGGCTGAACAAGGTCTTAAAACCGGTGGACGGTGAGTATGACGTTGTCCTTTTGGACTGTCCCCCTAATATTTCACTGCTTTCGGAAAATGTATTCAAGGTGGCGGACCGTATTGTGGTGCCGGTGATCCCCACCACATTATCCCAGAGAACCCTGGAGCAATTGTATGTGTTTTTTAAAAAGCAGGGATACAAGTCTTCCAAGATCTTTCCGTTTTTCTCCATGGTCCAGCAGAATAAATCCCTGCACACTGACACCATGGAAGAGATCCGGGCCGGACACGCGCAGGTGATGAACACCTGGATACCTTTTTCCACTCATATTGAGCGCATGGGGGTCCACAGGGCACCGGCGCTGTCCTATGCCGGCAAAGAAGGGGCGGTGGCGGCCTACGCTCAATTGTGGCAGGAAGTTCAGAATTAA